The following is a genomic window from Penaeus chinensis breed Huanghai No. 1 chromosome 7, ASM1920278v2, whole genome shotgun sequence.
acttttcttatatGTCTTTTATCAAGACAAGTTATTACTACAGTTATAGACCGAGGCTTCCTTTAATTCACCAGCACCTTTTATATTTCAGGAGGCTTATGTGGATGTTTCCTTAGCTTGTGCAGGAAGATTATATCCTGCACACAAATTTGTACTTTCTACATGTAGTGAGTATTTCAAGGAAATGTTTTCCAAGAACCCATGTAAGCATCCCATTGTTTTCATGAAGGATGTCTCAACTAAGGACATGGAGGCCTTGCTGGACTTCATGTACAAGGTGAGACACTCAGCCTTAACAGGAAAGACTACAAAGAGAATAAGCTAGAAAATAAATCATTGAAAAATTGTATTACGACAAATTCATATGGCATGATTCTGTATTGGGATACATAATTTTAGATAACATAAATCCGTCTTAAATATAGGGTGAGGTCCATGTACCACAAAGCGAGTTGGGTTCATTGCTGCGTACAGCTGAGGGGCTTCAGGTAAAAGGCCTTGCTGTACCTGATGACTCTCCTCGTGGTTCCTCTACCACCCCTATTGTGCCTTCTGCCTCGTCCGTCCCACGCTCACCTCCGCCCAGTCTTATGGCTCCAATGCATATGCGGGGTAAACGCAAAAGGCCACCAGGTAATGTCCTTTTATAATTCTtcctcttatgtgtgtgtgtgtgtcttatacaaCTTTCTTAACTTTACTCCTGATTAGTATATAAGTTGTTAATGACTTTGGGTGCTttgtattgttttccttttctttacgggATGGGGAGGTGGTAATCTCAGTATTCAATTTGGTAGAATCAGCTAAAAAGGATGACCCCCCAAAATTGACTTTACGTCCTGACCTTGGACCCCCGGCCACCAACCGCTCACGTATGAGGAACAGACCATCAGGCATGCCAGAACTgaagagaattaagagagaggaaCATAATGCGGCAAATGTGGGAACCATTGAGCCTGGAGAGGTTCCAGGATCTCCAAGTCCAACACCAAGTAGTCACAACAGCGATGAACAGTCACAGAACCTTGCCCATAAGATCAAGGTGAGTGTgattttactttattgttattgttggtattattggtaCTCTGTTGTTTGTAATTTTAGTACTTAGGGCATGCATTTCTGcacttgtgggggggggggggggagatttaatCTTGTATAATACAAGCTGCACCACCAGTCACTGTGGACAGGAATAAGGTCCTGAGTATGGAAATAGTTCCCTCTCAGGAGCTGGTGCTCTCCCAGTCTTTGCTcccagatggtacattccactttttttattgatagaaataatgcaaaagccccttctgaaatgcccactgagtctaatcagcTTCCAAGAGCTTTGTACACTCGTGGcaagtcattcctgtcaccctggccttcagccgaaTTTCTCTTGAAGGCAAGTTCCCATCACCACTGCTTTTAGTTAAGTTTTCCCAGGACCATATGTTCATGTCACTCACCCCtcaagccagattttttcatCATTTGGTAGTCAAACTGtctggatcataggggttaaaagaataaacaaaaatatttgttttacagCTTGGAAATGCAACAGCAATTTTAAAGTATCAAATGATTGGTTAATTTTGTTTTGACTTGTACAGCTCCTTTTGCAACTTAAcaactttttttaaattttagcaTATTACAAATATTTGATTTACATGTTTAGATTTCAATTATTTGAATTCATGCATTTAAAAAGCTTTAATCAGGGATctctatattctttatatttattgtattttgtaaacagatagaaaaagagaaaactatgATGTTATCATAATGTAGTTACTCCACATAGTAGAGTTGAACACTATAAAGTTGATTTATTGTAATAAAAGTGAATGTCCACAagtataatatgataaaaaataaactaacagATCAGATGTAGCTtttgaaaagattttttttttttttttttttttgtattgttaataTAGTGCTGGCACAGTAAATGTAAAGAATATAGGTTATTTTTTATAGCAGTTTTATTGTATGATTTTAAatgaattacaaaataaaaaagtatatataacataattttgatatcctaaagaaaaaaaaaatagtggtcgAGTTGCCTGCTACAGTTAAATAACCATTATTTGTAGCTTCAGTTTATTCCCtgcttatttctttttgttttcattttctagtTTTCAGAAACACTActtatatttagctatatatatttgtgcaaacTGTATCATGCTCTTAGTGGCTGTTCGTATATTCTTGTAGTTTTAAGATGACTAGAATTTGTCATTACTTTTTAGATGTTCTTTCCATTACATACCTCCATGTACCTTATTTTTCTTCACAATAGAATGTTTTCCTTGCAGACCGAAAGATCTGAATACTCTAAAGAAGAAGCAGATGACCTGGATGAGGATGAAGGGGTGGCAGGAGAAGTAATGTCTGGGGAAGAAGAGCCGGAACAAGaaccagaagaggaagaagaggaagaggaagaggaagaagaggaaggagcattaggggagggggaaggcctcTCCCATGGTGTTCTCTCTGATGTCGAAGATGGCTATGAACAATCTAACTCTTCACTTCCCAATTCTGACATATCCACAGTATGTGTGAGGAGTGATTTACTTTTGCAGTATTTTTATGCACGTATGATTGTTTATGCTCCAGGAAGGAGAGTTGGGTTGAGGGGGTAATTACTTTGTGAATTACTtttgtgttcatttgtttatttcttttttaagagGTGAAATGCTTATCTTCCTTATTAACCCCATACCGATGGGCTACGTGCTGAGgggtcataacaaaccactcgatctgtggagtgcggctgtGCGCCGCAGCAACACTTCAAAGTGCTACTAGCCGGGGGTTCAgcttgatgtagcgaactccTGCACTCAAAGTCGGCTTATTGCTATTAACCCAaagccgccagggaaaattaataaaaaatggggaaaatgctgtgctcattttctatattttttgtgaaatatatctgcacatagatggctctgctagtgcttagcgacaaaagagtcaattagtagaacttgtgaccttatgttatttgaattggcgggaaaaacgtatgttttactagtgctatgcctatcgatggtgatatttttattaaatattaaaaactttatatataataactataatgttataaacattagtaacagcaaaattagataccgtaaaatattttcgtaaatcaaaataAAGGGTAAATGcacaagacaggcagtactcgtaattggctcattggtgacttagtaaaagtgtagccatctatgtataaaaacaatcaaacaagtaacccacaatgggcatagcacgtacgtacacatcatgcccatcggcattgagTTAATCtccagagcttttttttttttttttttttttttttttttttttttttttttttttttcttccttaacccatcagtaaggggttaaatggataaaattaattataagtaTCCttgagtggaagagaggaagccttctgttgaataatatatatatttttttttttttttttttctttcttttcttccctgcaCTTGAGACATTTCACTCATTtccatattgttcttattatgcaaGATCTCTCCTTTATACTGTATAAAGAAAAAGTCTAATCCTTTCACAGACGGAACTGCTACAAGTTGATTTGAGTGAGGACGGGACACAGTTCATAATCGGTCCTGGTGGCTTTGGAGATATGATGTCAAGAACTTCATCACTAGcaggagatgatgaaagaaatggTGACAAAGAGCAGAAGAAGCCATTTGTTTGTCCTCTCTGTGGGCAGTCATTTACACGTCGAGACAACCTTGCCAACCATATCAAGGTAAGATATAGAGAAGACATTTTTGGCAATACATGGTAAAGGAATGATGTGTTCTCTCattgagaaaataaatgaagagagatcCAGACATTCTATTTTACCTTAATGATGTATAATCTTACTCAAAGATAAACCATATGATACTAGAAATATGCTTGTCATTTTGGATTATACTAAAGAAAATTACAACAAATCAAAAGATATCAGAgacaaaatagtaatagcaattcaGACAAAAAAGCAAAATCTGTAAAAAATAGTGTTAGTCTTAAATAAGTttatttttaacccaatggcgacaggtcacggctatcgccgtcataacaatacgcccgatgtgaggcgtgcggctgtccgcagcagcgccgcgccaaaacgccccgaggcaatgattcggcttgatgtaccgaattcacgcgctcagagtcggcgcgctgccgccgttcgccagagcgtagagttttttttaattttctatacccggcgccattgggttaatatcatTCTGAAGTTGAAGTTTTTTAACTATAGTTTGATATTTTGGTGGTCCTCATAATGGTGCACATCAACAGTGTCCTCATTTTGTGCCATCCTCATTTGGTAATCCTAACTTTGTTTTGGCCACCTAATTTTATATAGCTGGACTTaagtgtttggaaaaaaaaatgacacctgTATTTCATAGTGAAACCAAACTGCTGTGATCTGAGAAAGTGTTATGGTGTGGGGTATGCCACTATGCCGTGCTATCTACAAACCAATCCACTGTAGCCATAGAATGATAATCTGCCATCACTGTCTAGTGGATTAATCAAGATGATCAAGATGACATGATCATGTCCTGAAAAAATTTGGCTTCATGGGCAGGTGATGTAAACATTctatcatgggaaaatttggatGAGGGTCAGGGTGACGGGAACTTGCTGTCGTGGGAATTTCATATGAAGAATGTGGTgataaagctcttggagggtgattagactcggTGGACATTTAGGATGGGgctttttcattatttcacatTTTTGGCAGAGTGAGCATTCAAGTAAGCCaaatgcctgtattttgggccatgtaatggcagtgaagcatccagagCCAATTGGTTGAAAGGCTTTGTGTAGAAAATGAAGTGAATGAAACCCTCCTATATACTCCCAGAACTCTTATTTCATAAGCAATTTTCTTGAAGCTGAATTTGAGAAATTTGATAAAAATGAAGTTGACAGTCCCCTCCCATCCACTTTGACATAGGCCATATCACACGTACCCTTATCCCTTTGTTATCATCAGTGAGCATACAGATGACCATGTTTAATTTTCTAAATTTACTTTTGTATCTCATTTATATGTTTGAAATAGTATTACAGACTCatcattttaatgttattttggcaaatatatataagctattGGGATACACTCCTCTAGTCAGCCATGCTACAATTCTCAGTTAATCCATTATAGAATTTGTATTTACATGCTTTTTCATTTTATGTCACATTTTCTTGGTCTATATTAACCTGTTGATGCTGGGAGTacaccttattttctttttattaattatttttacacttagatggctTTATAAGGGTTTAGTTAGCCAAGGAGCAAGTTATAGggcctaccttaccttacctatTTATCACATTCCTAGAGTTAGGAAAGGTTTTGatttttcttaatgttattattcataatagtcatgattataataatgatgttgattataagaTTAACCCAACATGAGTGGTCATCTTTGGCAGCTGTGTGGACTGCCAATTGGCATATTTCTCATTGCACTCCCCTCAGTGACccttgatttattaatttaatagtcaattaaaataatagtgaatACTCCATATGAGGTGATCATAGTGTTTTTGACTACGAGTAGAAGAATCAGTAGTTTAGGGGACTATCAAAAACAAGAttacatcatttccattattttttcaaATGAAATTTCATAGTTTCTATGCAGGAAATggctatatacatatagctatatacttCAGTAATTCTTCATTATGTGACAGTCTTCAAAGCAACCATAGATGCATAAAGCAACATTGCATTGCTTGGAgttcttctattttccttgtcCACCTCCTGTGGCAGACATCACAATCACCTCACTCGGCACCAGCGCAACCTCACTCAGCATGGTTGCCTCCACACCAAGTCAGCCGGATTGACACATCATGGTATTTCCCTTGCttgcttagctcactctctggagggggagtatctgtagcagcacgaccctgcAATATAAAGTTCAGCAAACTTCCCCAGGCTGGGTCACATTAGGTCCACAGCTGTGTCCTCGCACTCTCTGCAGCAGGTGCTTCTCTCGACTCACTGCAGAGACCTTATTAGCTGACACGGACACCTCTTGGCTCTCTCTTTGGACCATGGACTCCCCTTGTTCCCTGCTGGCTTACACAGCACTCATGTAGTTAAGAAGCAGAATCCAGGACTGGGATCAGCGTTTCCTGATTCTCCAGATGATCATGGCAacagcaacacaaggactgcccagttctTAGCAGACTGGGGAACCTACTGGTTCCCCCATTTATCTCCAGCTGCACCAACTGCAGTGCTATGATCATATTGCTGTCTACATATTTCTGTAATTAAAAGGCATTGACTGTTGCCATTTCAACAAGGTAAAAAATACCTTTTTATACTATTTTAGTGTCTTTCTGGCTACAAGGTATGACTGGGATAGCTGGTCCTACACATCAGCCTCTGTCATTCCAATGTTGCAGTCAGGCACTGCCATTGGCTTCTGCTCAACATCTCCATTCTGGGCCACCTTCCTGGTTTGCACCATCTCACTCATGTGGATTGTTGAGAGCATGTGGGTGCTGTATTTATCGTCCCATCTCAAGCACAGGAGGCTGGCAGGAGTGCTCCTCCCGTGCATTTCATAGTGCTTGGGTCTGTCAGTTGGCCTTCACAATTCCAACAGCATTTGATTTTTACACCATCAGAAAGTGGAATAATGTGAGGTGAATTGTACCAGTTGTCAAGGGATgttcatcccccttccccaaaaGACCTACTGCTTCAGAAAGGCTTATGACGGCCTTCTGCATCTTGCCCCTATCTTTCCTGTTATACAGCCAAAAATGCATCCacaaaaaatccaaaaatccAGCACAATCTCTGACAGACACGCGTAGCTTATGGACTTTTGGGCCGAACTTTGCACATTTGCTCGGGTTGTACTGGAAAACCTGAGTCAACCTGTGCATCATAAGAGAAAATGGAGTTAGTTAACAAATCAGGTCAAAAAGAGGTCACAACTGTATAGCAAAGATCAAAAGACATAACATAGTATGTAAAATATGCCTAAATTTCCACAAGCTATCATCTACAGTAATCTTCTATGGTGGGTTCAGTAGTGGCAAACCTCTCCTGTGATAACAGGACAAAGCTTCCACAAGCAGTCTTCATTGTTACGGTCTGCATCATTGTTGATGAAGTGCAAAACCAATGAGGTCTGATTATAGGGATCTCTCGGCATTGTTTTGCCATAAAAGGGCATGTAGATATATTCCTCCACAGACCAGTGCATCATCATCTGCAGATTTGACACATGCCAATCAGGTAGTGCAGGCCTGAGAACGCTTGAAATATCAATCcacattatatatagagatagatagataggtaggtaggtaggtaggtaggtaggtaggtaggtaggtaggtaggtaggtaggtaggtaggtaggtaggtagatagatagatagatatagctagatagatagatagatagatatagctagatagctagctagctagctatagctagatagatagatatagctagatagatagctagctagatagatagctagctagctagctatagctatgtatgtatatagatagatagatatagctctctctgtgtgtgcgtgcgtgtgtgtgcgtgcgtgcgtgcgtgcgtgcgtgcgtgcgcgcgtgttgtgtgtgtgtgtgtgtgtgtgtgtgtgtgtgtgtgtgtgtgtgtgtgtgtgtgtgtgtgtgtgtgtgtgtgtgtgtgtgtgtgtgtgtgtttgtttgttttggtaagACTACAGAATAAATTAATGCTAAACTGCAGCTCTGGCAAAGTAAGGGATACCTATTTCCTCTGGCAATGGCACACTTGTTTGTTTCACAAACTGTTTAATCAAGGATGTCTTCATTGAAAAATGTCTTGACAAACACGTGCATGGGAGAGTCCTCATCTAGGCTGACATTTGAGGATGCCCAGTAAAACTATGCCTCCTCAGAacattctccctctgtctccagcCAAAACCTGGCTGGCTGGGGGCTTTGTTGGAGGAAGGGGTGATGCTAGCTTCATTCCTACTCAGCAGCTCCTCCTTGTCAAGGGAGGTATCCATAAATGAAGGGACATAGTTGAGCGCTTCAAATGAAGAGCTCAAACTAAGGTCATCTTCTTGAAGCCACCTTGGCTGTTCTTTCAGCAGCTTATTTGGCACAGGATGTTCATCATTGTCTGATTCACCATCTCCAGAGGAGTAACAGAATCATGTCCATATTGATCACATACCCTgaggctgtgagagagagagagagagagagagagagagagagagagagagagagagagagagagagagagagagagagagagagagagagagagagagagagagggggggagggggggggggagggagggagggaggagattaaAGAATTTAAGTAATGGAGTAGATAAGTAAGATCTGTTTTGTTTAggaattgactccttggtgatgtTAAATGCTTTTCAAACCATCTGTGttgaaacaaaattaataaaacaaactgcatgtacatggatacatgtactgtccactgcagtttttttgtgaattttgttatgcACAGAAGATTCCACAAGTACTCAGCCACTgactacacccccacccccttttttctactaatattgattttattattattaccatcgttactgacattatgattataatgtgaaaatacttataacaatgaaaacaaaaaagaatctaTCCAAGATTCCAGGTAAAACTTAACAGGTGGGATAGAAAAGACATTAGTGCATGATAggttaataacaaataatgagaaTGTAACATAGACTTGGTGAGGCTACAGTGATTGACAGTATTTATTCAAATTTTACCTTGATAATTTTGTGTACGaaggaataaaatatatttaaattatgataactgttctttttattatataaaaatgtcATATTTCCAGACCCACACCGGTGACCGTCCGTTTATGTGCCAGTATTGCCACAAGTGCTTCTCAAGGAAGGACTACTTGAAGCAGCATGAACGCATCCACACTGGAGAGAAGCCCTATCCCTGTGACATCTGTGGTCGTGCATTTACCAGGAAAGAAGGACTGACAGACCACATGCGCTGTCATTCTGACTTCCGAGCCTTTTCGTGTGAAACATGTGGGAAGAGCTTCAAGCAAAAATGTGGTTTGCGCTTCCATAAGAGGAATTATAAACATTAACCTGCCATAAAGATCTCCAACACTTAATTCACTGTTCCAATTATGAGGTGGATATGGATAGCCTGTCTCTCAATTAGTTGGATGTGGTCCCTTTAAAAATATGCCAGATAAAGGGCTAATTTATGCCCCTGTACTAAGTTAGGTCGTGCCATTTCCTTTATGTTGAGCACCTAATTTCTGTGTTCAGATAGTCAGTTTTACCCTGAGCTTTGTCTATGGCCCTGGCCAGATGTATATTTTGGGTATATGATTATGGTTAGTGAAATATCACAACTTGTATATTGCTGCTCACATACAGGGAACTTTGTGTAAATTTGATTTATGTTTTGACTTCAACAGGCTTAATGTATGGCAAAGGTTTTGCAAAATGGAAATTGACTTTAAAATGTTAGATTAATCTCAGGTAAGCTGTATTAATAACAGTGCTTACCTTGGTGGAGTCATTACCTAAAATTATGCAATCCTATTATCAGTTTTAAAATATACTTTATATTCTTACAACTTTTgatattttcttcatcttatatagatatataatgtttaaaaattCAAATTTATGACATATTGCAGGCCTCCTAAACTTGGTCGTACGTTACTTGTGTATTTATGACTCGCACAGAAGAATTTGTATGACACCTTTTTTCATGTTTGATACTCTCTCCTCTAACTACACTTTAGGTGCTCTTTGTGGTATGTTGCACTCCTTGAGTGCTGTTTTCTTCTGCCTTTTATAAGTTAAGATTAGATGCAccagtatttatttaattatgaaaatgattttttgtaaaaataaaaaacaataagattatgttataaataatatataattaagaaataaagaaatatgacaCCCTCATCTTTTAAACTGTAATCAAAAACTTTAAGTCTTGATCATTATAAAATTGAGGTCATCAGTGGAAAACTTGTTTAAAGGCAGGAATGTCACCTTTTGTCTACAGCTCATGTTTCAGGGCAACACTTTTTATGGATTTACTTTGATTGTATCCAGACCTGAAATCAGAGTTGAAATAAAACAATgcaggaaaacaaaacagaattttCTACTAACACTTGATATGAAGGTTATTGCATAGGCTTCATTTAAAGTTTTGAAGAAGATATCGCAGTAATAGGAAAATTTGAGTGGTCAGTGGCTGTTCTCCAAGTGCATATTGGTTATAGTATTCTCCCActgggtatctctctctctcacacacacacacacacacacacacacacacacacacacacacacacacacacacacacacacacacacacacacacacacatacacacatacacacatacacacatacacacatacacacatacacacatacacacatacacacatacacacatacacacatacatacatacatacatacatacatacatacatacatacagtgtgtgtatgtacatgtgtatatgtgtgtatgtatatatataatatataagtctatgtatatgtgtgtatgtatacatatgtatatatatgtatacatatgtatatatataatatatatgtatatatataatatatatgtatgtatatatatataatatatatgtatgtatgtgtttgtatatatgtgtatatatatgcatatatacatatgtatgtatatgtgtatatatatgtgtatgtgtatataatatgtatatatatatatatatatatatatatatatatatatatatatatatatatatatacacacacatatatatatatatacacacacatacatacatatacatatacatgtctgtacatatatatatatatacatattagtccTGCAGGTTCTAAAGTAAAGCAATAACACAGACTTAAGAGCTTTAGAAAAGATGGAAAAGgtaagggagatacaggaaagATTTCATGTTTTGGCTGCCTTGGTAGTTTTCCACTGAGGGTCTTAGTTTATGTACCTGCAGCTAGAGCAGTTTAGTATTTTCCTTGTTAACATATCACATATGAAACGGTCTTTgttctttattaattatcatatgccagtatctttttttttttttttcataatcaccaCCTTATTTCTGTAATTTTTGTAATATATGCACTTGGAATCTGATCTCAAATGGAAGCATTCAAGAGGAATGCCTGTGTGAGCACTGCAGACAATACAGCGTACACCTGTAGTGTTCTGAGGTATTACCTTTGGTTATCATCTCTTTAATGTTCACATCAAGTCTTGTGAGATCCAAATATGTAGACTCAtaatacatttattgattattaattcTAACCAGTTCCATGTAATTGTTCTTTAACTTAAATGGatgctctcaaaaaaaaaaaaaaaaaaaaagaaaaaaaaaattaaaagtccaATAAGTGTTGATGCTTGAAATGGTTTCTGATGCAAGGCTTGACAGAACAAAGAGTCAAACAACACTATAATTTTTACAAGAGTTTTAAGCCTTTTGTTACTGGTTTTATACTTTGTCACAGCAGATATTCCTTGTCAGAAAAATGTGCCATTAAATTTTAAGAGGTAAATTGATTCTGTTGATAATCAGGAAGCAGCACTTGGGCCATTAATATAGTTTAACCTATAATTTCAGATCTTCAGAAAATTCATTGTAGAAGCAATAAATGTCAGACATTAACTGTGTATTATAtctaaataacagaaataacaaatgaAAGAT
Proteins encoded in this region:
- the LOC125027295 gene encoding GDNF-inducible zinc finger protein 1-like translates to MEEGYLALRWNNHNTIFTKILTLLREQEAYVDVSLACAGRLYPAHKFVLSTCSEYFKEMFSKNPCKHPIVFMKDVSTKDMEALLDFMYKGEVHVPQSELGSLLRTAEGLQVKGLAVPDDSPRGSSTTPIVPSASSVPRSPPPSLMAPMHMRGKRKRPPESAKKDDPPKLTLRPDLGPPATNRSRMRNRPSGMPELKRIKREEHNAANVGTIEPGEVPGSPSPTPSSHNSDEQSQNLAHKIKTERSEYSKEEADDLDEDEGVAGEVMSGEEEPEQEPEEEEEEEEEEEEEGALGEGEGLSHGVLSDVEDGYEQSNSSLPNSDISTTELLQVDLSEDGTQFIIGPGGFGDMMSRTSSLAGDDERNGDKEQKKPFVCPLCGQSFTRRDNLANHIKTHTGDRPFMCQYCHKCFSRKDYLKQHERIHTGEKPYPCDICGRAFTRKEGLTDHMRCHSDFRAFSCETCGKSFKQKCGLRFHKRNYKH